A portion of the Melitaea cinxia chromosome 1, ilMelCinx1.1, whole genome shotgun sequence genome contains these proteins:
- the LOC123669259 gene encoding rab11 family-interacting protein 2 — MWDPTHVQVTVQKARGLIIKGKNGTNNCFVTISLAKEKFQTSVKHKSTSNVEWFEECELRIPSQGNTAEIVLKVYDEDFVKDHLLGQVSIPLKDLDVYERPRNRWYPLQGKTGKENDKNRGELEVKIGFTVKEGSLTDLSKKDKHKSSLSSIAQNVGGSLMSIGSIEKRKSLKKLAKNLGSKINLTKKDKKSDSSSLGGSVGNLRTSVLSTPDTSTPKRSPTEADPGVISEDEDEFAFDDLSHKSSGSSLNVQNSSYLPRSVKYTPSPNNASLENLGGGEFLRRSTSSNLVTAEKTAPLKPVRLSLDTFTAPQLPVQVLNKDDEWSQKLYPRKSVSQTMIDREKSSSLERNKKLDSPSSLKEKPSPKFFKKFASNKPKKLLEERIIVGEENIVEEDTINPAFNNLPKTVVQQYDDMTREDLIVLIYNLQKDVESEKKKNKDLENYLDELLLRVMETTPRILQNPYVRNNSMHIRNK, encoded by the coding sequence ATGTGGGATCCGACTCATGTTCAAGTAACAGTGCAAAAAGCAAGAGGTTTGATAATAAAAGGCAAAAAcggtacaaataattgttttgttacaATCTCCCTTGCTAAAGAAAAATTTCAAACTTCCGTAAAACACAAATCAACTTCGAATGTAGAATGGTTTGAAGAATGTGAATTACGCATACCATCTCAAGGAAACACCGCTGAGATTGTTTTAAAAGTGTACGATGAGGATTTTGTTAAGGATCACTTATTAGGTCAAGTATCGATTCCGTTAAAAGACCTCGATGTATACGAACGTCCCAGAAATCGATGGTACCCGCTGCAAGGAAAAACTGGGAAAGAAAACGACAAAAACAGAGGTGAGTTAGAGGTTAAAATAGGATTTACTGTTAAAGAAGGAAGCTTAACAGATTTGAGCAAAAAAGATAAACATAAATCGTCTTTGTCTAGTATTGCGCAGAATGTTGGTGGTAGCCTTATGAGTATCGGGAGTATCGAGAAACGTAAGAGTTTAAAGAAATTAGCAAAAAACTTAGGCTCTAAGATTAATCTTACAAAGAAAGACAAAAAGAGTGATTCATCATCGCTAGGAGGAAGTGTAGGAAATCTTAGAACTTCTGTGTTATCAACACCCGACACTTCAACACCAAAAAGATCACCTACAGAAGCAGATCCAGGTGTAATAAGTGAAGATGAGGATGAATTTGCTTTTGATGATTTATCTCATAAAAGTTCTGGGAGCTCACTAAATGTACAAAATTCCTCTTACTTACCTCGGTCAGTAAAATACACCCCATCTCCTAATAATGCATCACTTGAAAATTTAGGAGGAGGTGAATTTTTGAGACGATCAACCAGTAGTAATTTAGTAACTGCAGAAAAAACAGCTCCATTGAAACCTGTTCGTTTAAGTCTTGATACTTTTACAGCCCCACAATTACCAGTACAAGTGTTAAATAAAGATGACGAATGGTCTCAAAAACTTTACCCCAGAAAATCTGTCAGTCAAACTATGATAGACAGAGAAAAATCCTCCAGTTtagaaagaaacaaaaaattagaTAGCCCTAGTTCTCTTAAAGAAAAGCCTAGTCCTAAGTTCTTCAAGAAGTTTGCAAGTAATAAGCCTAAGAAACTACTTGAAGAACGTATCATTGTTGGTGAAGAAAACATAGTTGAAGAAGATACTATCAACCCAGCATTTAATAATTTACCAAAAACTGTAGTACAGCAGTATGACGATATGACTCGAGAAGACCTCATAGTATTGATTTATAACTTACAGAAAGATGTAGAATCAGAAAAGAAAAAGAACAAGGATCTGGAAAATTACTTAGACGAACTGTTGCTGAGAGTAATGGAGACAACACCGAGAATTTTACAGAATCCCTATGTTAGAAATAATAGCATGCATATCCGGAACAAgtag
- the LOC123656195 gene encoding protein KRTCAP2 homolog isoform X2 has translation MQMYKPLLTRSPVTIIFGGYLGSVMFMFFVTAIGNLEATLFGKNFQLKLPEIVLSMIISLIASGMVHRICFTTCLIFSLITLYYMNKLSQKTYASTTTVPAPVKGRRHK, from the exons ATGCAAATGTACAAACCACTTCTAACAAGGTCTCCAGTCACAATTATTTTTGGCGGGTACTTGGGCTCCGTAATGTTCATGTTCTTCGTTACT gCTATAGGAAACCTGGAGGCTACATTGTTTGGAAAAAATTTCCAATTGAAATTGCCGGAGATTGTGTTATCAATGATAATTTCTCTTATTGCATCAGGGATGGTACATAGAATATGTTTCACAACAtg tttaatTTTCTCTCTTATTACTCTCTACTACATGAATAAATTGTCCCAGAAAACATATGCTTCTACAACTACTGTTCCTGCTCCAGTAAAGGGTCGTcgtcacaaataa
- the LOC123656195 gene encoding protein KRTCAP2 homolog isoform X1 codes for MPVNSATSFVLSSILTLLIFSGMQMYKPLLTRSPVTIIFGGYLGSVMFMFFVTAIGNLEATLFGKNFQLKLPEIVLSMIISLIASGMVHRICFTTCLIFSLITLYYMNKLSQKTYASTTTVPAPVKGRRHK; via the exons ATGC CCGTAAACAGCGCCACGTCTTTTGTGTTATCGTCAATTTTaaccttattaatattttctggAATGCAAATGTACAAACCACTTCTAACAAGGTCTCCAGTCACAATTATTTTTGGCGGGTACTTGGGCTCCGTAATGTTCATGTTCTTCGTTACT gCTATAGGAAACCTGGAGGCTACATTGTTTGGAAAAAATTTCCAATTGAAATTGCCGGAGATTGTGTTATCAATGATAATTTCTCTTATTGCATCAGGGATGGTACATAGAATATGTTTCACAACAtg tttaatTTTCTCTCTTATTACTCTCTACTACATGAATAAATTGTCCCAGAAAACATATGCTTCTACAACTACTGTTCCTGCTCCAGTAAAGGGTCGTcgtcacaaataa